The Bos indicus x Bos taurus breed Angus x Brahman F1 hybrid chromosome 3, Bos_hybrid_MaternalHap_v2.0, whole genome shotgun sequence genome includes a window with the following:
- the LOC113889795 gene encoding fibrous sheath CABYR-binding protein-like, which translates to MEGQTFSKCLPEQRETTDPKQEEEVSSPEERETTDLKEEKEASLPREGQNIDLEEEEEEITSPEEGETCERKEEKEVVTPLEGKMCEMKDGEEALSFQLMEQRETRESLEEEEPISVFPPPNEFSPHSVFPPPTAPTPHSVFPPPTAPTPHSMFPPPNEFPPPRAFLLQYLSP; encoded by the exons ATGGAG GGTCAAACATTCAGTAAATGTCTACCTGAGCAGAGGGAGACCACTGACccaaagcaggaggaggaggtctCTTCCCCTGAGGAGAGGGAGACCACGGacttgaaagaagaaaaggaagcttCCCTACCTCGGGAGGGGCAGAATATTGatttggaggaagaggaagaggaaatcaCTTCACCTGAGGAGGGGGAGACTTgcgaaaggaaagaagagaaggaggtaGTCACTCCACTCGAGGGCAAGATGTGTGAAATGAAGGATGGGGAAGAGGCCTTATCCTTTCAACTTATGGAACAAAGAGAGACCCGTGaatccctggaagaggaagaaCCAATAAGCGTGTTCCCCCCTCCAAATGAATTCTCCCCTCACTCCGTGTTTCCCCCTCCAACTGCTCCAACCCCTCATTCCGTGTTTCCCCCTCCAACTGCCCCAACTCCTCACTCCATGTTTCCCCCTCCAAATGAATTTCCCCCTCCCAGAGCATTTCTCCTTCAATATTTATCTCCTTAG